In Streptomyces sp. NBC_00414, a single window of DNA contains:
- a CDS encoding MarR family winged helix-turn-helix transcriptional regulator gives MSATHEVAASQADPACTEETPSAACGGAVSYAISRVARMHRAAAGRLLRGAGLYPGQEFVMMHLWDAGPVRQSELIKAVDLDPSTVTKMLQRLEQAGHVRRRPDPRDGRAVLVEATEDSCGLHDQVTQAWLGLEEHTLAGLSPDEIAQLAGLLARVEANLCTETADCPASPGGDRP, from the coding sequence ATGAGTGCCACCCACGAGGTCGCGGCCTCACAGGCCGACCCCGCCTGTACCGAGGAGACGCCCTCCGCTGCGTGCGGCGGCGCGGTGAGCTACGCCATCTCCAGGGTGGCCCGGATGCACCGGGCGGCCGCCGGCCGGCTGCTGCGCGGCGCCGGGCTCTACCCCGGGCAGGAGTTCGTGATGATGCACCTGTGGGACGCGGGCCCGGTGCGCCAGTCGGAGCTGATCAAGGCGGTCGACCTCGACCCGTCGACGGTCACGAAGATGCTCCAGCGGCTTGAGCAGGCAGGACACGTCCGTCGTCGTCCCGACCCCAGGGACGGCCGAGCGGTCCTCGTCGAGGCGACGGAGGACAGCTGCGGGCTGCACGACCAGGTCACGCAGGCCTGGCTCGGCCTGGAGGAGCACACCCTCGCCGGGCTGAGTCCCGACGAGATCGCACAGCTCGCCGGACTCCTCGCGCGCGTCGAGGCGAACCTCTGCACGGAGACAGCCGACTGCCCGGCCTCACCGGGGGGCGACCGGCCCTAG
- a CDS encoding aldehyde dehydrogenase (NADP(+)), with amino-acid sequence MAAAPVWSVDPRTGKQREQVAVEATAQEVDEAVRAAHAARGALADRTVRAAFLRTAADQLEGAKEHLVEAADAETALGPVRLTGELARTCYQLRAFADIVEEGEFLGVVINHPDDTATPPIPDLRRYKVALGVVAVYSASNFPFAFSVAGGDTASALAAGCPVVVKAHPDHPGLSELVASVVRRAAAQHDIPDGVLGLVHGFEAGVELVKHPLVSAAGFTGSVRGGRALFDAAAARPAPIPFHGELGSLNPVVITEAAATERAEAIGTGLAGSMTLGVGQFCVKPGLVLAPAGAAGDRLLKSLTDAVSNTEAGVLLDHRMRDNFVAGVAERAGLADVDAPVTPGAGGEHTVSAGFLTVPAQRLAAEGEYDLLLEECFGPVTVVARYEDEAEANSVLARLPGNLTATVHLSAEEAAGEGRGAEILAELTPLAGRVVVNAWPTGVAVAPAQQHGGPYPATTSTSTSVGGTAIERWLRPVAYQNAPEALLPAELRDGNPLGVPRRYDGRLER; translated from the coding sequence GTGGCAGCAGCACCAGTCTGGAGTGTCGACCCCCGAACCGGGAAGCAGCGCGAGCAGGTTGCGGTGGAGGCCACAGCCCAGGAGGTGGACGAGGCCGTCCGCGCCGCGCACGCCGCCCGGGGGGCTCTCGCCGACCGCACGGTCCGCGCGGCCTTCCTGCGTACCGCGGCCGACCAGCTCGAAGGCGCCAAGGAACACCTCGTGGAGGCGGCCGACGCGGAGACCGCGCTCGGCCCGGTCCGGCTCACCGGCGAACTCGCCCGTACCTGCTACCAGCTGCGGGCCTTCGCGGACATCGTCGAGGAGGGCGAGTTCCTCGGTGTCGTGATCAACCACCCCGACGACACCGCGACGCCGCCGATCCCGGACCTGCGCCGTTACAAGGTGGCGCTGGGCGTCGTGGCCGTCTACTCGGCCTCGAACTTCCCCTTCGCCTTCTCGGTCGCCGGCGGCGACACCGCAAGCGCGCTCGCCGCGGGCTGCCCGGTCGTCGTCAAGGCGCACCCCGACCACCCGGGTCTGTCCGAGCTGGTCGCCTCCGTCGTGCGCCGGGCCGCGGCCCAGCACGACATCCCGGACGGCGTCCTCGGTCTCGTGCACGGCTTCGAGGCGGGCGTCGAGCTGGTCAAGCACCCGCTGGTGTCGGCCGCCGGATTCACCGGTTCGGTACGCGGCGGACGTGCCCTCTTCGACGCGGCGGCCGCACGGCCCGCGCCGATCCCGTTCCACGGCGAGCTGGGTTCGCTGAACCCGGTCGTCATCACCGAGGCCGCCGCCACCGAGCGCGCCGAGGCGATCGGTACAGGGCTCGCGGGCTCCATGACGCTGGGCGTCGGCCAGTTCTGTGTGAAGCCGGGCCTGGTGCTGGCGCCGGCCGGCGCGGCGGGCGACCGCCTGCTGAAGTCCCTCACGGACGCCGTGAGCAACACCGAGGCGGGCGTCCTCCTCGACCACCGCATGCGCGACAACTTCGTCGCCGGTGTCGCCGAGCGTGCCGGGCTGGCCGACGTGGACGCCCCGGTGACGCCGGGTGCGGGTGGCGAGCACACGGTGAGCGCCGGCTTCCTGACGGTTCCCGCGCAGCGGCTGGCCGCCGAGGGCGAGTACGACCTGCTGCTTGAGGAGTGCTTCGGGCCGGTGACCGTGGTCGCGCGCTACGAGGACGAGGCCGAGGCGAACTCGGTGCTCGCGCGGCTGCCCGGAAACCTCACCGCGACGGTGCACCTCTCGGCGGAGGAGGCTGCCGGGGAGGGTCGTGGCGCGGAGATCCTCGCCGAGCTGACGCCGCTGGCCGGGCGGGTGGTCGTGAACGCGTGGCCCACGGGGGTTGCGGTGGCGCCTGCCCAGCAGCACGGGGGGCCTTACCCGGCCACCACCTCGACGTCCACGTCTGTGGGTGGGACGGCGATCGAGCGGTGGCTGCGGCCTGTCGCTTATCAGAACGCGCCTGAGGCGTTGCTTCCCGCGGAACTACGGGACGGGAACCCGCTGGGGGTTCCTCGTCGGTACGACGGGCGGCTTGAGCGGTAG
- a CDS encoding alkene reductase produces the protein MTTAYDPIDLSGTSLANRIVMAPMTRSRAGAGGAPTDLVVEYYSQRASAGLIVTEGIQPSVVGQGYPDTPGLHSAEQIAGWRKVTDAVHAAGGRIFAQLMHAGRIGHPTLLPDGLVNVSASPVQAKGQVYTHEGPLDFVTPRELTAEEIRATIGEFAAAARGAVEAGFDGVELHGANGYLIHQFLAPGSNHRTDEWGGSVDNRIRFAVETVKAVAAEIGAERTGIRLSPGNPYNDIQEPEPEPTYTALVAALEPLDLAYLHITEVGEIRELTLALRKRFSGTFILNPATEGPTGPESLTLVEDGVADLVAFGALFLANPDLPARLRAGGPFNQPDPATFFGGDAKGYTDYPAL, from the coding sequence GTGACCACCGCATACGACCCGATCGACCTGTCCGGCACCTCGCTCGCCAACCGCATCGTCATGGCGCCCATGACCCGCAGCCGGGCCGGTGCGGGCGGTGCGCCGACCGATCTCGTCGTCGAGTACTACTCCCAGCGGGCCTCCGCGGGCCTGATCGTCACCGAGGGCATCCAGCCGTCCGTGGTGGGCCAGGGCTACCCGGACACCCCGGGGCTGCACAGCGCCGAGCAGATCGCGGGCTGGCGCAAGGTGACCGACGCCGTGCACGCCGCGGGCGGCCGGATCTTCGCGCAGCTCATGCACGCGGGCCGGATCGGCCACCCGACGCTGCTGCCCGACGGACTCGTCAATGTCAGCGCCTCGCCCGTGCAGGCCAAGGGGCAGGTCTACACCCACGAGGGGCCCCTCGACTTCGTCACCCCGCGCGAGCTCACCGCCGAGGAGATCCGCGCCACCATCGGCGAGTTCGCGGCCGCCGCGCGGGGCGCGGTCGAGGCCGGTTTCGACGGTGTCGAGCTGCACGGCGCCAACGGCTACCTGATCCACCAGTTCCTCGCGCCGGGCTCCAACCACCGCACCGACGAGTGGGGCGGCTCGGTCGACAACCGCATCCGGTTCGCGGTCGAGACCGTCAAGGCCGTCGCCGCGGAGATCGGCGCGGAGCGGACGGGCATCAGGCTCTCGCCCGGCAACCCGTACAACGACATCCAGGAGCCCGAGCCGGAGCCGACGTACACCGCGCTGGTGGCCGCGCTGGAGCCGCTGGACCTGGCGTACCTGCACATCACCGAGGTGGGCGAGATCCGTGAGCTGACCCTGGCGCTGCGCAAGCGGTTCAGCGGCACGTTCATCCTGAACCCGGCGACCGAGGGGCCGACCGGGCCGGAGTCCCTGACGCTCGTCGAGGACGGCGTCGCCGACCTCGTCGCCTTCGGGGCGCTGTTCCTGGCCAACCCCGACCTGCCGGCCCGGCTGCGGGCCGGCGGTCCGTTCAACCAGCCCGACCCGGCGACGTTCTTCGGCGGGGACGCGAAGGGCTACACGGACTACCCGGCGCTGTAA
- a CDS encoding GNAT family N-acetyltransferase, translated as MEVRLRAVHDSDLPVFFRQTNDPESSRMAAFTHKDPTDRDAFDAHWKRVRASDAVTRTILVDGDVVGSAAVYGPPGEREVTYWIDRAYWGRGIATAALRALLVAVPERPLYGRAAADNSGSLRVLEKCGFVATGRERGFANARGAEIDEVVLTLRE; from the coding sequence ATCGAGGTCCGGCTGCGGGCTGTCCACGACAGCGATCTGCCGGTCTTCTTCCGGCAGACGAACGATCCCGAGTCCTCGCGGATGGCCGCCTTCACGCACAAGGACCCGACCGACCGGGACGCCTTCGACGCCCACTGGAAGCGGGTCCGGGCCTCGGACGCCGTGACCCGCACGATCCTTGTCGACGGGGATGTCGTCGGCAGCGCGGCGGTGTACGGGCCGCCCGGCGAGCGCGAGGTGACGTACTGGATCGATCGCGCCTACTGGGGGCGGGGGATCGCCACGGCCGCGTTGCGGGCGCTGCTCGTCGCCGTGCCCGAGCGGCCGCTGTACGGGCGTGCGGCCGCGGACAACTCGGGGTCTTTGCGGGTGCTGGAGAAGTGCGGGTTCGTTGCCACTGGGCGGGAGCGGGGGTTCGCGAATGCGCGGGGCGCCGAGATCGATGAGGTCGTTCTGACGCTTCGGGAGTGA
- the ectA gene encoding diaminobutyrate acetyltransferase: MTAAQADLQAEFLEMPEGLRIDRPHVDDGAALWRIAKDSGTLDLNSSYSYLLWCRDFAGTSAVARTADGSPVAFVTGYIRPERPHTLLVWQVAVDAAQRGRGLAAALLDGLTRQVAGRHELTSMETTISPGNTASERLFTSYAARHGATVEREVLFETGQFPDGPHDPEVLYRIGPLSF, translated from the coding sequence ATGACCGCCGCACAAGCAGACCTGCAAGCGGAATTCCTGGAAATGCCGGAAGGGCTGCGGATCGACCGTCCGCACGTGGACGACGGAGCCGCACTCTGGCGCATTGCCAAGGACTCCGGGACCCTCGACCTGAACTCCTCCTACAGCTACCTGCTGTGGTGCCGTGACTTCGCCGGCACCTCCGCGGTGGCGCGTACGGCCGACGGCTCGCCGGTCGCCTTCGTCACCGGCTACATCCGGCCCGAGCGCCCGCACACGCTGCTCGTGTGGCAGGTGGCCGTCGACGCGGCCCAGCGCGGACGCGGTCTCGCCGCCGCGCTCCTGGACGGGCTGACCCGTCAGGTCGCCGGCCGGCACGAGCTGACCTCCATGGAGACCACGATCTCCCCGGGCAACACCGCCTCCGAGCGGCTGTTCACCTCGTACGCAGCGCGCCACGGTGCGACCGTCGAGCGTGAGGTCCTGTTCGAGACAGGGCAGTTCCCCGACGGCCCGCACGATCCAGAAGTGCTGTACCGCATCGGCCCCCTGTCGTTCTGA
- the ectB gene encoding diaminobutyrate--2-oxoglutarate transaminase, producing MTITQPDLSVFETLESEVRSYCRSWPTVFDRAQGSRMYDEDGHAYLDFFAGAGSLNYGHNNPVLKRALIDYLERDGVTHGLDMSTTAKRSFLESFQNLVLRPRDLPYKVMFPGPTGTNAVESALKLARKVKGRESIVSFTNAFHGMSLGSLAVTGNAFKRAGAGIPLVHGTPMPFDNYFDGQVPDFLWFERLLGDQGSGLNKPAAVIVESVQGEGGINVARVEWLRALAELCERQDMLLIVDDIQMGCGRTGAFFSFEEAGIVPDIVTVSKSISGYGLPMSLCLFKPELDIWEPGEHNGTFRGNNPAFVTAAAALQTYWSDGPAMEKQTRTRGEQVEQALISITEENLADVKEYRGRGLVWGMEFHDKARAGRVAHRAFELGLLIETSGPESEVVKLLPALTITPDELDEGLRTLARAVRETA from the coding sequence GTGACCATCACCCAGCCCGACCTGAGTGTCTTCGAAACCCTGGAGTCGGAGGTCCGCAGCTACTGCCGCAGCTGGCCCACCGTCTTCGACCGCGCCCAGGGCAGCCGCATGTACGACGAGGACGGCCATGCGTACCTCGACTTCTTCGCGGGTGCCGGGTCACTCAACTACGGACACAACAACCCGGTACTGAAACGGGCCCTGATCGACTACCTGGAACGCGACGGCGTCACGCACGGTCTCGACATGTCGACGACCGCGAAGCGCAGCTTCCTGGAGTCGTTCCAGAACCTGGTGCTGCGCCCGCGCGACCTGCCGTACAAGGTCATGTTCCCCGGCCCGACGGGCACCAACGCCGTCGAGTCGGCGCTGAAGCTGGCCCGGAAGGTCAAGGGCCGCGAGTCCATCGTCTCCTTCACCAACGCCTTCCACGGCATGTCGCTCGGCTCGCTCGCCGTGACCGGCAACGCCTTCAAGCGAGCCGGCGCCGGCATACCGCTCGTGCACGGCACGCCGATGCCGTTCGACAACTACTTCGACGGCCAGGTCCCGGACTTCCTCTGGTTCGAGCGGCTGCTCGGCGACCAGGGCTCCGGCCTCAACAAGCCCGCCGCCGTGATCGTCGAGTCGGTGCAGGGCGAGGGCGGCATCAACGTCGCCCGCGTCGAGTGGCTGCGCGCCCTCGCCGAGCTCTGCGAGCGCCAGGACATGTTGCTGATCGTCGACGACATCCAGATGGGCTGCGGCCGCACCGGCGCCTTCTTCTCCTTCGAGGAGGCGGGGATCGTGCCCGACATCGTCACCGTCTCCAAGTCCATCAGCGGCTACGGCCTGCCCATGTCGCTGTGCCTGTTCAAGCCCGAGCTGGACATCTGGGAGCCGGGCGAGCACAACGGCACGTTCCGCGGCAACAACCCCGCCTTCGTGACGGCCGCCGCCGCCCTTCAGACGTACTGGTCCGACGGGCCCGCCATGGAGAAGCAGACCCGCACCCGCGGGGAGCAGGTCGAGCAGGCGCTGATCTCCATCACCGAGGAGAACCTCGCCGATGTGAAGGAGTACCGCGGCCGCGGCCTCGTCTGGGGTATGGAGTTCCACGACAAGGCGCGCGCGGGCCGTGTGGCGCACCGGGCCTTCGAGCTCGGCCTGCTGATCGAGACGTCGGGCCCGGAGAGCGAGGTCGTGAAACTCCTCCCGGCGCTCACCATCACGCCCGACGAACTGGACGAGGGCCTTCGTACCCTCGCCCGGGCCGTACGAGAGACGGCCTGA
- a CDS encoding RNA polymerase sigma factor, whose product MVVPVEPTLHTSERSPTDAELHRRLVYGDETALAEAYATYGGLVRRVAVRVTHSAAAGEDVAQEVFAQLWSRPYAFDPRRGSLRTWLSLLAHRRAVDWVRSEARHRKDTRADDSALHSIPDTGPGPDEAVVDRERSLLLHSALAELPKPQREVVHLAYFAGRTYRQAAVELGIPEGTAKTRLRSALRKLAASLADSADPSDPAWERGA is encoded by the coding sequence GTGGTGGTGCCGGTGGAGCCAACTCTCCACACGTCCGAACGGTCGCCCACGGATGCGGAGTTGCACCGGCGGCTGGTGTACGGCGACGAGACCGCGCTGGCCGAGGCGTACGCGACGTACGGCGGCCTGGTCCGGCGCGTCGCGGTGCGGGTCACGCACAGCGCGGCGGCCGGCGAGGACGTGGCGCAGGAGGTGTTCGCCCAGCTGTGGAGCAGGCCGTACGCGTTCGACCCGCGCCGCGGTTCCCTGCGCACCTGGCTGTCCCTGCTGGCGCACCGGCGGGCCGTGGACTGGGTGCGCAGCGAGGCCCGGCACCGCAAGGACACCCGCGCGGACGACTCGGCGCTGCACTCCATCCCGGACACCGGCCCCGGGCCCGACGAGGCGGTCGTGGACCGCGAACGCTCGCTCCTGCTGCACTCCGCGCTGGCCGAACTCCCCAAGCCCCAGCGGGAGGTGGTCCACCTCGCCTACTTCGCGGGCCGCACCTACCGCCAGGCCGCCGTCGAGCTCGGTATCCCGGAGGGCACCGCCAAGACCCGATTACGGTCCGCGCTGCGCAAGCTGGCCGCCTCCTTGGCGGACTCGGCCGACCCGTCGGATCCGGCGTGGGAAAGGGGCGCATGA
- a CDS encoding DUF1349 domain-containing protein: protein MDMELPELPFSLRSYGPDGHWSYEEGVLTGWAGARQDRFVPPTDEGLDPASDAPRLLGAPEGDFQLIARVTVGFAGAFDAGVLYAHVGERAWAKLCLENSPDVPTVCTVVTRGHSDDANSFTVDGSSVWLRISRTGRAFAFHASKDGERWTFVRLFTLGEEKETGAALVGFMTQSPMGEGCVVTYDHIEFRPDWPADLRDGH, encoded by the coding sequence ATGGACATGGAACTTCCTGAACTTCCCTTTTCTCTTCGTTCTTACGGGCCCGATGGGCACTGGTCGTACGAGGAGGGGGTGCTCACCGGGTGGGCGGGAGCGCGGCAGGACCGGTTCGTGCCGCCCACCGACGAAGGCCTGGACCCGGCCTCCGACGCGCCCCGGCTGCTGGGGGCGCCCGAGGGCGACTTCCAGCTCATCGCCCGCGTCACGGTCGGCTTCGCCGGAGCCTTCGACGCGGGCGTTCTCTACGCGCACGTGGGCGAGCGGGCCTGGGCCAAGCTCTGCCTGGAGAACTCCCCGGACGTGCCCACCGTCTGCACCGTCGTCACCAGAGGGCACTCCGACGACGCGAACTCCTTCACGGTCGACGGCAGCTCCGTCTGGCTCCGGATCAGCCGCACCGGCCGCGCCTTCGCCTTCCACGCCTCCAAGGACGGCGAGCGCTGGACCTTCGTCCGCCTCTTCACCCTGGGCGAGGAGAAGGAGACCGGGGCCGCCCTCGTCGGCTTCATGACCCAGTCACCCATGGGCGAGGGCTGCGTGGTCACGTACGACCACATCGAGTTCCGTCCGGACTGGCCGGCGGACTTGAGGGACGGTCACTAA
- a CDS encoding maleylpyruvate isomerase family mycothiol-dependent enzyme produces MSDDHDGVPELLAAWAFGALQPADEKAVPLHLAECESCAAEAERLRETVRLLDGPPGAPEQAAMNNGSALTEGVLAAALRARPAAPRVAAHAAPYAAAVTGLAALLREVDGHRPWGTPVVHDWDVRDTVGHLIAADEELARRLGVEAHAPSARITEEMPWEEAWEARTADTIAYERTRSPEETVAAWSAQTAALLATPEARDPERAAYATTMLGVRLPVADHFLGRAFETWIHTEDIGRALGLAVPPPVEAHLGQMVRLAVRMLGLALGPTAPPVLFAVTGVEGDPQWVLGSEGEPVRGELALQAVDFCLLVGGRHTPTSVPRGMVGDEDAVRNVLDRAASLAWL; encoded by the coding sequence GTGAGCGACGACCACGACGGCGTGCCCGAACTGCTGGCCGCCTGGGCCTTCGGCGCGCTGCAGCCCGCGGACGAGAAGGCCGTGCCGCTGCATCTGGCCGAGTGCGAGAGCTGCGCCGCGGAGGCGGAGCGGCTGCGCGAGACGGTACGGCTGCTGGACGGGCCGCCGGGAGCACCGGAGCAGGCCGCCATGAACAACGGTTCCGCCCTGACGGAAGGTGTACTCGCCGCCGCCCTGCGGGCGCGGCCCGCCGCGCCGCGCGTCGCCGCGCACGCGGCCCCGTACGCGGCCGCGGTCACCGGACTCGCCGCGCTGCTGCGGGAGGTGGACGGTCACCGGCCGTGGGGTACTCCCGTCGTGCACGACTGGGACGTCCGGGACACGGTCGGCCATCTGATCGCCGCCGACGAGGAGTTGGCCCGGCGCCTCGGTGTGGAGGCGCACGCGCCGTCCGCGCGGATCACGGAGGAGATGCCGTGGGAGGAGGCCTGGGAGGCACGGACGGCCGACACGATCGCGTACGAGCGGACGCGTTCCCCCGAGGAGACGGTGGCCGCGTGGTCCGCGCAGACCGCCGCGCTGCTGGCCACGCCCGAGGCCCGGGATCCCGAACGGGCCGCGTACGCCACGACGATGCTGGGTGTACGGCTGCCCGTGGCCGATCATTTCCTGGGGCGCGCCTTCGAGACCTGGATCCACACGGAGGACATCGGCCGTGCGCTGGGGCTCGCCGTGCCGCCGCCCGTCGAGGCCCATCTGGGGCAGATGGTCCGGCTGGCCGTCCGGATGCTCGGTCTGGCGCTGGGGCCCACCGCGCCACCGGTGCTGTTCGCCGTGACCGGTGTCGAGGGCGACCCCCAATGGGTGCTCGGCTCCGAGGGCGAACCGGTCCGGGGTGAACTCGCCCTGCAGGCCGTGGACTTCTGCCTGCTGGTGGGCGGACGGCACACACCCACCTCGGTGCCCCGCGGCATGGTGGGCGACGAGGACGCCGTACGGAACGTACTGGACCGGGCGGCTTCACTGGCCTGGCTGTAG
- a CDS encoding ectoine synthase, whose protein sequence is MIVRSFKEIEGTDRHVKSASGTWESKRVVLAKERVGFSVHETILYAGTETSMWYANHIEAVVCVEGEAELTDDETGEKYVITPGTTYLLDGHERHTMRIKEDFRCICVFNPPVTGREDHDENGVYPLLTEPEEV, encoded by the coding sequence GTGATAGTCCGTTCGTTCAAGGAGATCGAAGGCACTGACCGACACGTCAAATCGGCGTCGGGCACCTGGGAGAGCAAGCGCGTCGTCCTCGCGAAGGAGAGGGTCGGCTTCTCGGTGCACGAGACGATCCTGTACGCGGGCACGGAGACGTCGATGTGGTACGCGAACCACATCGAGGCCGTCGTCTGCGTGGAGGGCGAGGCCGAGCTCACCGACGACGAGACCGGCGAGAAGTACGTCATCACGCCGGGAACCACCTACCTCCTCGACGGCCACGAGAGGCACACGATGCGGATCAAGGAGGACTTCCGCTGCATCTGTGTCTTCAATCCGCCGGTGACCGGACGGGAGGACCACGACGAGAACGGCGTCTACCCCCTGCTGACCGAGCCCGAGGAGGTCTGA
- the thpD gene encoding ectoine hydroxylase, protein MTTITDLYPSRGASEVSVPRQDPVVWSAPGAPGPIAGADLQGYERDGFLAVQQLIDDDEVALYRAELERMVTDPAVRADERSIIEPQSQEIRSVFEVHKTSDIFAQLVRDERVVGRARQILGSDVYVHQSRINVKPGFGASGFYWHSDFETWHAEDGLPNMRTVSVSIALTENYDTNGGLMIMPGSHHTFLGCSGATPKDNYKKSLQMQDAGTPSDEALTKFASQHGIKLFTGRAGSATWFDCNCMHGSGDNITPFPRSNVFIVFNSVENAAVEPFAAPVRRPEFIGSTDFTPVK, encoded by the coding sequence ATGACGACCATCACCGACCTGTACCCCAGCCGCGGCGCCAGTGAGGTGTCCGTGCCCCGGCAGGACCCGGTCGTGTGGAGCGCGCCGGGCGCGCCGGGGCCGATCGCGGGGGCCGACCTGCAGGGTTACGAGCGGGACGGTTTCCTCGCCGTCCAGCAGCTCATCGACGACGACGAAGTCGCGCTCTACCGGGCCGAGTTGGAACGCATGGTCACCGACCCGGCGGTCCGCGCCGACGAGCGCTCGATCATCGAGCCGCAGTCGCAGGAGATCCGCTCGGTCTTCGAGGTCCACAAGACGAGTGACATCTTCGCCCAGCTCGTGCGCGACGAGCGGGTGGTCGGCCGCGCCCGGCAGATCCTCGGCTCCGACGTGTACGTGCACCAGTCGCGCATCAACGTCAAGCCCGGATTCGGCGCGAGCGGCTTCTACTGGCACTCGGACTTCGAGACCTGGCACGCCGAGGACGGTCTGCCGAACATGCGGACGGTGTCCGTCTCGATCGCGCTGACCGAGAACTACGACACCAACGGCGGTCTCATGATCATGCCGGGGTCGCACCACACGTTTCTCGGCTGTTCCGGAGCGACGCCGAAGGACAACTACAAGAAGTCGCTGCAGATGCAGGACGCGGGCACGCCCTCCGACGAGGCCCTCACCAAGTTCGCCTCGCAGCACGGCATCAAGCTCTTCACGGGGCGGGCCGGCTCGGCGACCTGGTTCGACTGCAACTGCATGCACGGTTCGGGCGACAACATCACGCCCTTCCCGCGCTCGAACGTCTTCATCGTGTTCAACAGCGTGGAGAACGCGGCGGTGGAGCCGTTCGCGGCCCCGGTGCGCCGCCCCGAGTTCATCGGGTCCACGGACTTCACCCCCGTGAAGTGA
- a CDS encoding IclR family transcriptional regulator produces MSAGETGGGAQVKSAVRTVELLEYFAGRPGMHSLASVQEAVGYPKSSLYMLLRTLVELGWVETDATGTRYGIGVRALLVGTSYIDGDEVVAAARPTLDRLSDDTTETIHLARLDGTNVVYLATRQSQHYLRPFTRVGRRLPAHSTSLGKALLATHTDEQVRKLLPETLPALTEHTITDREKLIEELHLVREQGFAVDREENTLGLRCFGVAIPYRTPARDAISCSVPVARLTPAHEQMVKDALFDARDRLTLATRRL; encoded by the coding sequence ATGTCGGCAGGCGAGACGGGCGGCGGAGCGCAGGTCAAGTCCGCGGTGCGGACGGTTGAATTGCTTGAGTACTTCGCCGGACGCCCCGGCATGCACTCCCTGGCCTCCGTGCAGGAGGCCGTCGGATATCCCAAGTCCAGTCTCTACATGCTGCTGCGCACCCTTGTCGAGCTCGGCTGGGTCGAGACCGACGCGACGGGCACGCGCTACGGCATCGGCGTACGGGCGCTGCTCGTCGGTACGTCGTACATCGACGGTGACGAGGTCGTCGCGGCCGCGCGGCCGACGCTGGACCGCCTCTCCGACGACACGACGGAGACGATCCACCTCGCCCGCCTCGACGGCACGAACGTCGTCTACCTCGCGACCCGCCAGTCCCAGCACTATCTGCGCCCCTTCACGCGCGTGGGGCGCCGGCTGCCGGCGCACTCCACGTCCCTCGGCAAGGCGCTCCTCGCGACGCACACCGACGAGCAGGTACGGAAGCTGCTGCCCGAGACGCTGCCCGCGCTGACCGAGCACACGATCACCGACCGGGAGAAGCTCATCGAGGAGCTGCACCTGGTGCGGGAGCAGGGGTTCGCGGTGGACCGCGAGGAGAACACGCTGGGGCTGCGCTGCTTCGGCGTCGCGATCCCCTACCGGACGCCCGCGCGGGACGCGATCAGCTGCTCGGTGCCGGTGGCACGGCTGACGCCCGCGCACGAGCAGATGGTGAAGGACGCGCTGTTCGACGCGCGGGACCGGCTGACGCTCGCCACCCGGAGGCTCTGA